In a single window of the Anaerocolumna cellulosilytica genome:
- a CDS encoding alpha/beta hydrolase: MKFINSPTESPENVIHKTYYSQFMACDIGYNIYLPQGYNETDENFSVLYHLHGWTGNESSEVWTMEKIYKSKSEITVFPNNSPVIEKYEKLPVEFMFINELIPHIEREYKTITARRGRSISGFSMGGGMALNYAVKYPDLFSSVTAYAGTYHHYYHKDSNTVGADPKKANELYTDMMAEERYFDDGNILCLIRQNAEKIRGSLNINMHIGTADILFCDNEILHLYLDSLHIPHMYNIFEGAGHELNQIL, encoded by the coding sequence ATGAAGTTCATAAATTCACCAACTGAGTCACCGGAAAATGTTATACACAAAACATATTATAGTCAGTTTATGGCTTGCGATATCGGCTATAATATTTATTTACCACAGGGTTATAATGAGACTGACGAAAATTTTTCAGTTTTGTATCATTTACATGGATGGACCGGCAATGAATCATCCGAAGTGTGGACGATGGAAAAAATATACAAATCCAAATCAGAGATTACTGTGTTTCCTAATAATTCCCCGGTTATTGAAAAATATGAAAAATTGCCTGTTGAGTTCATGTTTATTAACGAGTTAATACCACATATCGAAAGAGAATACAAAACGATAACAGCCCGCAGAGGCAGATCAATTTCAGGCTTTTCGATGGGTGGCGGTATGGCGCTTAACTATGCTGTTAAATATCCTGATTTATTTTCTTCGGTAACAGCTTACGCAGGCACATATCACCATTATTATCACAAAGACTCTAATACTGTGGGTGCAGATCCGAAGAAGGCCAATGAGCTGTATACAGATATGATGGCAGAAGAAAGATATTTTGACGATGGCAATATTTTGTGCTTGATAAGGCAAAATGCAGAAAAGATTCGCGGCAGCCTGAATATAAATATGCATATAGGAACGGCTGATATATTGTTTTGTGATAATGAGATTTTGCATTTATACTTGGATTCATTGCATATTCCGCACATGTACAACATATTCGAGGGTGCGGGACATGAACTGAATCAAATTCTATAA
- a CDS encoding GrpB family protein, with protein MLGVPKSKVRLVEHDEKWAEVFEKTKLALINIHGDNIVDIQHVGSTAIKGIIAKPMLDIAILFKKISDPVFNAMKKSGYEYYRFLYNIYIVMKKSTLSFFMTR; from the coding sequence ATGTTAGGTGTTCCAAAATCTAAGGTTCGTTTAGTAGAACATGATGAAAAATGGGCAGAGGTGTTCGAAAAAACGAAACTGGCTCTAATAAATATTCACGGTGATAATATAGTCGATATTCAACATGTAGGTAGCACTGCGATAAAAGGTATAATTGCTAAACCCATGCTAGATATAGCGATTCTATTTAAAAAAATATCAGACCCCGTTTTTAATGCAATGAAGAAAAGTGGATATGAGTATTATAGGTTTCTTTACAACATATACATTGTTATGAAGAAAAGCACCTTGAGCTTTTTCATGACCAGATAA
- a CDS encoding GrpB family protein has translation MKFRDFIRSHSEYAKEYELLKQELFKIYSNDRNKYTEGKQAFFDKIKQLADEYSAK, from the coding sequence ATAAAATTTAGAGATTTTATCCGTTCACATTCGGAATATGCAAAGGAGTATGAATTATTAAAGCAAGAGCTTTTTAAGATTTATTCCAATGATAGAAATAAATACACAGAAGGTAAACAAGCGTTTTTTGATAAAATAAAACAACTTGCAGATGAATACTCCGCTAAATAG
- a CDS encoding rhodanese-like domain-containing protein — protein MNMNKMLLYLKQYEKSHIETAKSIPQGKLRNESSELDNEEIVVTYCNKGVTGNAAQNILLGSGMKKVYNLSGG, from the coding sequence ATGAATATGAACAAAATGCTATTGTATTTAAAGCAGTACGAAAAGAGCCATATTGAAACTGCAAAGAGTATTCCACAAGGCAAATTAAGAAACGAATCATCAGAATTGGATAATGAAGAAATAGTAGTAACTTACTGTAACAAAGGTGTGACAGGTAATGCGGCCCAAAACATCCTCCTGGGTAGCGGAATGAAAAAAGTTTATAACTTATCTGGAGGCTAG
- a CDS encoding NUDIX domain-containing protein encodes MDRMIRNSAKALIIKDGKMLAIKIKDENEEWYIMPGGGQETEELLSKAVCREVAEELGMNVEAKELVFVIEGVHGERFHRVDMVFLCEYIGEIKNSVLHSDTNQVGFDWLEIKTLNHLPLYPSRLRRQIMNLYEGKEYKVYLGNEGIGDPEVTD; translated from the coding sequence ATGGATAGAATGATTAGAAATTCAGCGAAGGCATTAATTATCAAAGACGGAAAGATGCTTGCAATTAAAATAAAGGACGAAAATGAAGAGTGGTACATTATGCCTGGTGGTGGACAGGAAACAGAAGAACTCCTTTCTAAAGCAGTATGTAGAGAAGTTGCTGAAGAGTTAGGAATGAATGTGGAAGCAAAAGAATTAGTTTTTGTTATTGAAGGTGTACATGGAGAAAGATTTCATAGAGTAGACATGGTATTTTTATGTGAATATATTGGAGAAATCAAAAACTCTGTATTACATAGTGATACGAACCAAGTGGGATTTGATTGGCTTGAGATAAAGACGCTGAATCATTTACCCCTTTACCCCTCAAGATTGCGAAGACAGATTATGAACTTATATGAGGGAAAAGAATACAAGGTATATTTAGGGAATGAAGGAATTGGAGACCCAGAAGTTACTGATTAA
- the arsB gene encoding ACR3 family arsenite efflux transporter, whose product MKKEKAQDIGFFEKYLSIWVLLCMVSGILIGRFLPGIPEILSKMQFAGQNIPIAVLIWIMIYPMMIKIDFQSLKNVGKHPLGIVISSGSSWLIKPFLMFGLASLFFLVIFKALIPAGLAQDFVTGAVLLGTAPCTAMVFVWSNLTKGDPAHTLVQVSINDLLILILFVPIVRFLLGVNNVQIPWDTLIFSIVLFVVVPLIGGFLTRAFMIKNKGLEYLNEKFVTKFDGITTLGLLLTLIIIFTFQGDIILAQPLFVLLIAVPLILQNVISATFTYQICKWTKQPHNIAAPAALIAASDFFELSVAVAIAIFGPTSPVVLACTVGVLTEVPVMLLLVKFVNKTKHWFPQPIQIIDKKKEY is encoded by the coding sequence ATGAAAAAAGAAAAAGCACAAGATATTGGTTTTTTTGAGAAATACCTATCTATTTGGGTACTTCTCTGTATGGTATCAGGTATATTAATTGGACGATTTTTACCTGGTATTCCTGAAATTTTAAGCAAAATGCAGTTTGCAGGGCAAAACATACCCATCGCAGTACTCATTTGGATTATGATTTATCCAATGATGATAAAGATTGATTTTCAATCACTAAAAAACGTTGGTAAACATCCATTGGGTATTGTAATATCTAGCGGTAGTAGTTGGTTGATTAAACCTTTTCTAATGTTTGGGCTTGCATCATTATTCTTTCTTGTGATATTTAAAGCGCTTATACCTGCAGGTTTAGCACAAGATTTTGTAACAGGTGCGGTTCTATTAGGTACCGCTCCTTGTACTGCAATGGTATTTGTATGGAGTAATCTGACAAAGGGTGATCCGGCACATACCCTTGTACAGGTATCAATAAATGATCTTCTTATACTGATTCTTTTTGTACCGATAGTTCGATTTTTATTAGGTGTTAACAATGTTCAGATTCCTTGGGATACGCTAATATTTTCTATCGTACTATTTGTAGTTGTTCCATTGATTGGAGGCTTCCTTACACGCGCTTTTATGATTAAGAATAAAGGCCTAGAATACCTCAATGAAAAATTTGTTACCAAATTTGACGGTATTACGACCTTGGGCCTACTATTGACACTTATAATTATCTTTACCTTCCAGGGAGATATTATTTTAGCACAGCCGTTATTTGTTCTTTTAATCGCTGTACCACTTATTTTGCAAAATGTTATATCAGCTACTTTTACGTATCAGATATGCAAATGGACAAAACAACCCCATAACATAGCCGCACCTGCAGCTCTGATTGCAGCTTCTGATTTTTTTGAACTTTCTGTGGCAGTAGCAATTGCGATTTTCGGACCAACATCTCCGGTAGTACTTGCCTGCACGGTAGGAGTGTTGACAGAGGTTCCTGTTATGTTATTACTTGTTAAGTTTGTTAATAAAACAAAACATTGGTTCCCACAGCCAATACAAATAATTGATAAGAAAAAGGAGTATTAA
- a CDS encoding ArsR/SmtB family transcription factor, which produces MVEIFKALSEESRLRILSLIWDGELCVCEIESCLKMTQSNASRHLSVLKRCGILNSYKNAQWTYYRVHKDFIQENKELWDYLQQKLTKLPTFISDQETYRKFKAQELCNCSKEPH; this is translated from the coding sequence ATGGTAGAAATCTTTAAGGCCTTATCTGAAGAAAGTAGATTACGGATACTTTCGTTAATATGGGACGGTGAATTGTGTGTTTGTGAAATTGAATCATGTCTTAAAATGACACAATCCAATGCTTCTCGCCATCTATCAGTATTAAAAAGGTGCGGAATACTCAACAGTTACAAAAATGCTCAATGGACCTATTATCGGGTTCATAAAGATTTTATCCAGGAGAACAAAGAGCTATGGGATTATCTGCAACAAAAGCTAACTAAGCTTCCAACTTTTATATCGGATCAGGAAACGTATAGAAAATTCAAAGCACAGGAATTATGCAATTGCAGTAAAGAACCACATTAA
- a CDS encoding FAD-dependent oxidoreductase → MRIIIIGAVAAGTSAAAKARRNSEDSEIIIYEKDTFISYSGCGMPYYIGEEIENADTLTPRDPAFFKSKYNVDIYTLHEVLSIHPDEKEITIRNLLTDEVFTDYYDQLVLSTGARAVIPPIKGTDFKHVFALRNINDMNRIKDYIDSYHPQSAVIVGTGFIGLEVCENLKNIGMSTTLIERLSQVTPGLDSDMAVYVEEHLRHKDISVMTDISVKEISENHVILSDDTKLTADMVLLSTGVRPNIELAKAAGIELGVTGAIKVNSKMETNLKNIYACGDCIEQFHVVTGKPVYRPLGSTANKTGRIAGDNITGGNLEFRGVLGTGIFKIFDKTVAQTGLSEREAHELGYDVVVCHNIKPNKPDYMGGKEMVIKGIADKVTGRLLGAQIIGYEGVDKRIDVFVTAITFKANVEDLFHLDLAYAPPFSTTKDPVMYTGMILDNAIHNGRALMTAQGLDELIESGEKYTLIDARVVKQYDKNHIETAKSIPHSKLRIELSEIDQEEVVVTYCNKGVTGNAAQNILIGRGLKKVYNLSGGQMQYSKIHTKNKK, encoded by the coding sequence ATGCGAATTATTATAATCGGTGCTGTAGCTGCTGGAACATCCGCTGCAGCAAAAGCCAGAAGAAATAGTGAAGATTCAGAAATTATAATATATGAAAAGGATACCTTTATATCTTACTCCGGTTGTGGTATGCCTTATTATATCGGGGAAGAGATTGAAAATGCTGATACACTGACTCCACGTGATCCAGCTTTCTTCAAAAGTAAATATAACGTAGATATCTATACACTTCATGAAGTTTTGTCTATCCATCCAGATGAGAAAGAAATAACGATTAGAAACCTTTTAACGGATGAGGTGTTTACAGATTATTATGACCAGCTGGTACTTTCTACAGGAGCAAGAGCAGTTATTCCACCTATAAAAGGTACTGACTTTAAACATGTATTCGCATTACGCAACATAAATGATATGAATCGTATTAAGGATTATATCGATAGCTATCATCCACAATCCGCAGTGATTGTTGGTACCGGATTTATTGGTTTAGAAGTGTGTGAAAACTTAAAAAATATTGGAATGAGCACAACATTAATAGAAAGATTATCACAGGTTACTCCTGGGTTGGATTCTGATATGGCTGTCTATGTTGAAGAACATCTAAGACATAAAGATATATCCGTGATGACAGATATCTCGGTAAAAGAGATTTCTGAAAACCATGTAATATTATCAGATGATACAAAGCTAACAGCTGATATGGTCCTGCTATCTACGGGCGTTCGGCCAAATATTGAACTGGCAAAAGCGGCAGGTATCGAACTTGGAGTAACGGGTGCCATTAAGGTAAATAGCAAAATGGAGACCAACCTAAAAAATATCTATGCCTGTGGAGATTGTATTGAGCAATTTCATGTAGTGACCGGTAAACCTGTTTATAGACCCTTAGGTTCTACCGCCAATAAAACTGGAAGAATAGCTGGAGATAACATAACAGGAGGCAATCTTGAATTTAGAGGAGTTCTCGGTACAGGAATCTTTAAAATATTTGATAAGACAGTAGCACAAACAGGTCTTTCAGAACGAGAAGCACACGAACTAGGATATGATGTTGTAGTATGCCATAATATAAAACCAAATAAACCGGATTATATGGGTGGCAAAGAAATGGTAATTAAGGGGATTGCTGATAAGGTAACCGGCAGACTTCTTGGGGCACAAATTATTGGATATGAGGGTGTAGATAAAAGAATTGATGTATTTGTAACCGCAATCACATTTAAAGCGAATGTAGAAGATCTGTTCCATCTGGATTTAGCATATGCACCACCTTTTTCAACAACAAAAGATCCGGTAATGTATACTGGTATGATACTTGACAATGCAATTCATAATGGCAGAGCCTTGATGACTGCACAGGGATTGGATGAACTAATTGAATCCGGCGAAAAGTATACCTTGATAGATGCTAGAGTAGTAAAACAGTATGATAAGAACCATATTGAAACTGCAAAAAGTATTCCCCATTCCAAATTAAGAATCGAATTATCTGAGATAGATCAAGAAGAAGTAGTGGTAACTTACTGTAATAAAGGTGTGACAGGTAATGCAGCCCAAAACATTCTCATAGGCAGAGGCTTGAAAAAAGTATATAACCTATCCGGCGGCCAAATGCAATACAGCAAGATACATACTAAAAATAAGAAATAA
- a CDS encoding ArsR/SmtB family transcription factor, with protein sequence MDDKMYEYEQNAIVFKALCDSNRLMIIGLLKSGEKCACDLLEEMNISQSTLSHHMKLLCESGLINCRREGKWMNYSLRQKGFAKANSLLQDIMQAAILIDMDESCDCE encoded by the coding sequence ATGGATGATAAAATGTATGAATATGAGCAAAATGCTATTGTATTTAAAGCATTGTGCGACTCCAATAGATTAATGATAATTGGCCTATTAAAAAGCGGAGAAAAATGTGCATGCGATTTATTAGAGGAAATGAATATATCCCAATCAACCTTATCTCATCATATGAAACTTTTATGTGAATCAGGATTAATAAATTGTAGAAGAGAAGGTAAATGGATGAATTATTCTCTCAGACAAAAGGGATTTGCAAAAGCTAATAGTTTATTACAAGACATCATGCAAGCAGCTATATTAATTGACATGGATGAATCATGTGATTGTGAATAG
- a CDS encoding GNAT family N-acetyltransferase: MDYIIDEMKDTDWDQIAVIYMEGINTKIATFQNLAPSWEDWNNGHCRECRLVARKGDTILGWAALSPVSSRCVYAGVAELSIYISPESRGQKVGTVLLNKLIRLSEDKGYWTLQSGIIRENVASLNLHKKCGFREIGYREKLGKMDNGKWHDVVLVERRSGKVGN, encoded by the coding sequence ATGGACTATATTATAGATGAGATGAAGGATACTGATTGGGACCAAATTGCTGTTATCTATATGGAAGGAATCAATACGAAAATAGCAACATTTCAAAATTTAGCGCCAAGTTGGGAAGATTGGAATAACGGACATTGCAGGGAATGCCGGTTAGTTGCAAGAAAAGGAGATACAATACTTGGGTGGGCTGCATTATCTCCAGTTTCCAGCCGTTGTGTGTACGCAGGGGTGGCTGAACTTAGTATCTACATATCTCCTGAAAGCCGTGGCCAGAAAGTTGGGACAGTACTTTTAAATAAACTTATTAGATTGTCTGAAGATAAAGGCTATTGGACACTGCAATCAGGTATAATCAGAGAGAACGTTGCTAGCCTAAATTTACATAAGAAATGTGGCTTCAGAGAGATTGGTTATAGAGAGAAACTTGGTAAGATGGATAATGGTAAATGGCATGATGTTGTATTAGTAGAAAGAAGAAGCGGCAAAGTAGGAAACTAA
- a CDS encoding MarR family winged helix-turn-helix transcriptional regulator — protein sequence METRGNNVLRELLRILVRDLGILEKSDASCCGISIAQCHAIVEIGRRGRITLVELADLLGLDKSTMSRTINNLVEADLVLRELDMENRRYVIIQLTDNGRTVFKNTEESMNSYYQSIFSSVPEDKRNQVLESLQLLTCAVEANRCC from the coding sequence ATGGAAACCAGAGGAAATAATGTATTAAGAGAACTTCTAAGAATTTTAGTCAGAGATTTAGGTATTTTAGAAAAAAGTGATGCCTCTTGCTGTGGTATAAGTATAGCGCAGTGTCATGCCATTGTTGAGATTGGTAGAAGAGGAAGAATAACTTTAGTGGAGTTAGCTGATTTATTGGGACTGGATAAAAGTACTATGAGCCGAACGATAAACAATCTTGTTGAAGCTGATCTAGTCCTTAGGGAATTGGATATGGAAAATAGACGGTATGTAATCATTCAGTTAACGGATAATGGAAGAACTGTGTTTAAAAACACAGAAGAAAGTATGAATAGCTATTATCAAAGCATTTTTAGTTCCGTTCCGGAGGATAAAAGGAATCAGGTATTAGAAAGCCTGCAACTACTAACGTGTGCAGTTGAAGCAAACAGGTGTTGCTAA
- a CDS encoding GNAT family N-acetyltransferase, producing the protein MNHTITLREMQPTDWEQVAVIYEQALITGESTFQTEIPEYKEWDSGHLKECRIVAEQNNRIIGWVALTPFSNRLVYKGVAQVSIYIHEDYRGKGIGSLLISELINKSEEFGFWTLQSAIFESNMASVKLHEKHGFRIVGYREKIGKTLTGEWINTLLLERRSQIIY; encoded by the coding sequence ATGAATCATACAATAACATTAAGAGAAATGCAACCAACAGACTGGGAACAGGTTGCAGTGATATACGAGCAAGCTTTAATCACAGGCGAATCCACTTTTCAGACAGAGATACCTGAGTATAAGGAGTGGGATAGTGGTCATCTAAAGGAATGTAGAATAGTAGCAGAACAGAATAATAGGATAATCGGCTGGGTTGCCTTAACACCCTTTAGTAATCGCCTGGTATACAAGGGGGTTGCTCAAGTAAGTATTTATATACATGAGGATTATAGAGGAAAAGGCATTGGCAGCCTTTTAATATCAGAATTGATAAACAAATCCGAAGAATTCGGTTTTTGGACGCTCCAATCTGCAATCTTTGAGTCCAATATGGCCAGTGTGAAACTCCACGAAAAGCACGGCTTTCGAATAGTTGGTTATCGTGAAAAGATCGGAAAAACCTTGACTGGTGAATGGATTAATACCTTACTGCTCGAAAGGCGAAGCCAGATTATATATTGA
- a CDS encoding glycoside hydrolase family 10 protein — MMKNKKIRWYIQVFLLLFLSIFTIGTNHVLAADTTKPKITLTADTVTPTNEKLEVLVNATDASGIKTVKWATGNRKVSYFKSNGTNLTLSKNNASVTIAKNGTYTFYAIDKAGNEAIKKLTISTIDIIAPSLNVTKSTEDLTKGNVVLNFTVSDEGLGIKSLRYLIGSKTENDFKNAGKVIKLTRTSTETEEAKNIFLYSGRLTVKTNNTFTFLVIDSAGNTYLTTTNVENIDKTAPTLTYTLNTSKPTNQPVTVTITGTDNGSGIAKAQYLTGSKTITDFGDTSDSAPIDLKLDANGKSSFKTDTNNTFTVLLTDNAGNETLQMIDVTNIDTKNPTISLNYAAINQAATITYTVTDAAGIASVRYLKGTNTDISSDKWNSAKDVTKSNNFKVTSAGNYSIMVEDLAGNRTIQEIYVELELKAVWISFLEFQAYGKNGYTEANFKKTIDTMFDNIVDLKMNAVIVQVRPFGDAMYPSAYFPWSKYISGTQGKDPGFDPLKYMVTAAHDRGLEIHAWLNPYRVTTSSTDFKSLSKDNPARMWREDKDTSNDRNVLSFGGNLYYNPAVKEVQELITNGIKEIVTNYDVDGIHFDDYFYPSLGSKYASNFDSVEYKAYTAECKTNGTKALGIADWRRNNVNTLVKNVYSSIKAINPNVQFGISPGGFIDSLASDLGYYVDVKTWLSSDGYIDYICPQIYWTFSHKTYPFDKTLDKWLSYRTSSSVKVYVGIANYRAGSTLETDWKNDPDVLKKQIEYSRKTGKVDGFMFFRYDFFYNKVCKPGVDRLLKIL; from the coding sequence ATGATGAAAAATAAGAAGATAAGATGGTATATACAGGTGTTCCTCCTGTTATTCCTCAGTATTTTTACAATAGGTACAAACCATGTACTGGCCGCTGACACTACAAAGCCTAAGATAACTTTGACTGCGGATACAGTCACTCCAACCAATGAGAAATTGGAGGTCTTAGTGAATGCCACCGATGCTTCTGGTATTAAGACCGTCAAATGGGCCACTGGAAACAGAAAAGTGTCCTATTTCAAAAGCAATGGAACAAACCTCACATTAAGTAAAAACAATGCCAGTGTAACTATAGCTAAGAACGGTACTTATACTTTTTATGCAATAGATAAGGCCGGCAATGAAGCAATAAAGAAACTCACAATTTCCACCATAGATATTATTGCGCCTTCATTAAATGTGACAAAGAGTACAGAAGATTTAACAAAAGGGAATGTTGTATTGAATTTTACTGTAAGTGACGAGGGACTTGGCATCAAAAGTTTACGTTACTTAATTGGTTCAAAAACGGAGAATGATTTTAAAAATGCAGGTAAAGTGATAAAATTAACTAGAACCAGTACCGAGACAGAAGAGGCAAAGAACATCTTTTTGTACAGCGGCAGGCTTACGGTTAAAACAAACAATACTTTTACCTTCTTAGTTATTGATAGTGCCGGAAATACATATCTGACGACTACAAACGTCGAAAATATTGATAAGACAGCACCAACTCTTACCTATACACTTAATACAAGCAAACCAACCAATCAACCGGTCACTGTAACAATTACGGGAACAGATAATGGTTCAGGTATAGCAAAGGCACAGTATTTAACCGGAAGTAAAACCATAACAGATTTTGGGGACACAAGTGACTCTGCGCCCATAGACCTTAAGCTAGATGCAAATGGAAAAAGTAGTTTTAAAACAGATACAAATAATACTTTTACTGTGTTATTAACTGACAATGCCGGAAACGAAACGCTTCAGATGATTGATGTAACTAATATTGATACAAAGAATCCAACTATTTCTTTGAATTACGCTGCTATAAATCAGGCAGCCACTATTACCTATACGGTAACGGATGCGGCAGGTATAGCAAGTGTACGCTATCTAAAAGGCACAAATACCGATATTTCTTCTGATAAATGGAATAGTGCTAAGGATGTTACAAAGAGCAACAACTTTAAAGTAACGTCAGCCGGCAATTACAGCATAATGGTAGAAGATTTAGCGGGTAATCGAACAATCCAAGAAATATATGTGGAATTAGAACTGAAAGCTGTCTGGATTTCTTTTCTTGAATTTCAGGCATATGGAAAGAATGGATATACAGAAGCGAACTTCAAAAAAACCATTGATACGATGTTTGACAATATTGTTGATTTGAAAATGAATGCAGTAATCGTACAAGTACGCCCTTTTGGAGATGCCATGTATCCATCTGCATATTTTCCGTGGTCAAAATATATCTCCGGAACACAAGGCAAAGATCCCGGCTTTGACCCCTTGAAATATATGGTAACAGCTGCACATGATAGAGGTCTGGAAATTCACGCCTGGTTAAATCCATATCGTGTAACTACATCCAGTACGGATTTCAAAAGTCTTTCTAAGGATAACCCTGCCAGAATGTGGAGGGAAGATAAGGATACCTCCAATGACCGTAATGTATTATCATTTGGAGGCAACCTATACTATAACCCCGCAGTTAAGGAAGTGCAGGAGTTAATTACCAACGGTATTAAGGAAATTGTCACAAATTATGATGTTGATGGAATCCATTTTGATGATTATTTCTATCCTTCTCTGGGAAGTAAATATGCATCTAATTTCGACTCCGTTGAATATAAAGCCTATACAGCAGAGTGTAAGACAAACGGAACGAAGGCTTTGGGAATAGCGGATTGGAGAAGGAATAATGTAAATACTCTTGTAAAGAATGTTTATTCTTCTATAAAAGCTATAAACCCCAATGTGCAATTTGGAATTAGCCCGGGAGGGTTTATTGATTCATTAGCCAGCGATCTGGGCTACTATGTTGATGTTAAGACTTGGTTGTCTTCCGATGGCTACATTGATTATATCTGCCCGCAAATATACTGGACTTTTTCTCATAAAACCTATCCATTTGACAAAACATTGGATAAATGGTTATCATATCGCACCAGTTCATCTGTAAAAGTCTATGTGGGAATTGCAAATTACAGAGCTGGCTCGACCTTGGAAACGGATTGGAAAAACGACCCGGATGTTTTGAAAAAACAGATAGAATATAGTCGTAAAACAGGTAAAGTAGATGGTTTCATGTTCTTTAGATACGATTTCTTTTATAATAAGGTGTGCAAACCTGGAGTTGATAGATTATTAAAGATATTATAA